A window of Amycolatopsis sp. 195334CR genomic DNA:
CCCGCAGCGCACCGGCCGCCATCAGGTCGCTGGCCGCGAACACGGCGTCGACCTGCGGGTCCTTTTCCAACAGCTCGCGCATCGCGGCTTCACCACTGGCCTGGCCGAAATCGCCCTGCGCCACCAGGCGCGCGCCACCGCGGCGGCCGCGCAGGGCCGAGCGGTAGCCGCTGAGGCGGTCGATCCCGGCGGCCATGTCCTGCGGGCCGGTGATGGTGGCGATGCGGCGCCTGCCCCGCTGGTACAGGTACTCGGTGGCGGCCTTGGCGCCGGAGAGGTTGTCGGCGTCGACGTAGGGCACCGCGCCGATGTCGGACATCGGCCTGCCGTTGAGCGCGACCGGCGCGCCGGCCGCGACCAGGTTGCGGGGGAGCGGGTCGTCGCCGTGCAGGGAGATCAGCGCGACGCCGTCGACGTGTCCGTTGCGCACCAATTGTTCCACCCGATCGTGTTGCCGGGCGGTGCTGGCCATCATCAGCTGCAGTTGCAGCGAGGTGGTGGACAGCTCCTGGCTCAGGCCGCGCACCAGGCTGCCGAAGAACGGTTCGCCGAAGACCCGCGCCTCGGATTCGGAGACCACCAGCAGCACCGTGTCGCTGCGGCGGGTGACCAGGCTCCGCGCGGCCTGGTTGGGGACGTAGCCCAGTTTCTGGATCGCTTCCTGGACGGCCTTGAGCGCGCGCGGGCTCACCTCGAGCGAGCCGTTCACCACCCGGGAGACGGTGCCACGGGACACGCCGGCCTCCACCGCCACCTGTTCCAGGGTGGGGCGCCCGCTCGTCCGGGCTCGACCAGTACTCGTCATGTTGCGACTCCCCGACTCCACTTGGATTCCCGCTGCTGCCCAGCATGATACTGGGAACCCTCCCAGCGCGGTCCGCCTTGACACGGGGCGGGACGAGCGCCACACTGAAACGGCTTTGGGAGCGCTCCCATCCAAGTTCCGCCGATGTGACTTCGGAGGTATGGATGGCGATCAGCAAGCGGTTCGCCGCGGCGGGCGCGGTGGTGTGCGCCTTCGCGGTGGCGGTTCCCGGTGGCTCCGCCCAGGCGGTGGCGCAGTCGGCGTTCTATGTGGACCCTGCGACGAGTTCGGCCCAGTGGGTGGCCGCGAACCAGGGTGACTCGAGAATGCCGGTCATCCGGGACCGGATCGCGAGCGTTCCCCAAGCGCGGTGGTTCACCACCACCAACACGGGCACGGTGCGATCCCAGGTGGACGGTTTCGTCGGCGCCGCGGCGGCGGCGGGCCGGATCCCGATCCTGGTGGTCTACAACGTGCCGAACCGGGACTGCGGCGGCGCGAGTGGTGGCGGTGCGCCGTCGCACCCGGCTTACCGGCAGTGGGTCGACCAGGTGGCCGCCGGACTGGCCGGCCGCCCGGCGGCGATCGTGCTCGAACCCGACGTGCTGCCGTTGATGACCAACTGCCAGACCCCGGCCCAGCAGGCCGAGACCCGGGCCTCGATGGCGTATGCCGGAAAGGCGCTGAAGGCGGGTTCGGCGCAGGCGAAGGTCTACTTCGACATCGGGCATTCGGCGTGGCTCTCCCCGGGTGAAGCGGCCGCGCGATTGAAAGCGGCCGACATTTCCGGGAGTGCCGACGGAATCTCCACGAACGTTTCGAACTACCGGCACACCTCGGACGAGATCAATTTCGCGAAGTCCGTTCTCGGCGCGGTCGGCGACAGCCGCCTGCGCGCGGTGATCGACACTTCCCGTAACGGCAACGGACCGGCCGGGAGTGAATGGTGCGACCCGCCGGGACGGGCCATCGGCACGCCGAGCACCACATCGACCGGGGACGGCCAGATCGCGGCTTTCCTGTGGGTCAAACTGCCCGGTGAGGCCGACGGGTGCATCGCTTCGGCGGGGCAGTTCGTCCCGCAGCGGGCCTATGAACTGGCCACCGCCTGAGCGGCAACCGGAATGGTAATGGGGCGCCACTCGCATTCACGTGCGAGTGGCGCCCCATTCTTCGCGGGTGGCCGCTGCGACGACCGCCGTGGGAAATTCCCTCGCCTGGCCTAGTTTAGGCCAAAGGGCTTCCGGAGCCAGGCCCGCCCGGGTTAGAGTCCTGGTTCTGGGAGCGTTCCCAGGCTCTCCCTGAAAGATCATGACAAAGGAGTCATCATGCGTTCTGCCTTCGCTAGAGGCACGCCCGCCAAACGGCTGCTTCGTGGCCTGGCCGCGGGGGTCTCGCTCGCGTCGGTCGCGTTGCTCACCGGGGTCGGGGGTGCCTCGGCGGGAGCCCAGCAGGCCCCGGCGCCGCGGGTCGACAACCCCTACTCCGGTGCCAAGGTGTACGTGAACCCCGACTGGGCGGCCAAGGCCAACGCCGAGCCCGGCGGCAGCCGGATCGCGAACCAGCCGACCGGTATCTGGCTCGACCGGATCGCCGCGATCGAGGGCGCCAACGGCGCGATGGGCCTGCGGGACCACCTCGACGCCGCGGTCGGGCAGGCCGGCGGGCAGCCGATGGTGGTCCAGCTGGTGGTCTACAACCTCCCCGGCCGCGACTGCGCGGCGCTGGCTTCCAACGGTGAGCTCAAACCGGACGAGCTGCCGCGCTACAAGACGGAGTTCATCGACCCGATCGCCTCGATCCTGGCCGACGCGAAGTACGCGAACCTGCGCATCGTGACCACGATCGAGATCGACTCGCTGCCGAACCTGGTGACGAACGTCAGCGGCCGCCCGACGGCCATCGCCAAGTGCGACCAGATGAAGCAGAACGGCAACTACGTCAAGGGGATCGGCTACGCGCTGAACAAGCTCGGCGCGATCGGCAACGTCTACAACTACATCGACGCCGCGCACCACGGCTGGATCGGGTGGGACAACAACTTCAACGCCTCCGCGCTGCAGTTCCTCGAGGCCGCCAAGGCCGAGGGCAGCACCCCGGCGAACGTGCACGGGTTCATCACGAACACGGCGAACTACTCGGCGCTGAAGGAGGGCAACTTCACCATCAACGACACGGTGAACGGCACCACCGTGCGCCAGTCGAAGTGGGTCGACTGGAACTGGTACGTCGACGAGCTCTCGTTCGCGCAGGCGTTCCGCCAGGAACTGGTCAAGGTCGGCTTCCCGTCCGGGGTCGGCATGCTGATCGACACCTCGCGCAACGGCTGGGGCGGTTCCGCGCGGCCCGCCGCCCCCGGTCCCAAGACCACTGTGGACACCTACGTCGAAGGTGGCCGCTACGACCGCCGCATCCACATCGGCAACTGGTGCAACCAGTCCGGTGCCGGGCTCGGCGAGCGGCCGACGGCGGCCCCCGCCTCGGGCATCGACGCCTACGTGTGGATGAAGCCGCCGGGTGAGTCCGACGGGGCGAGCAAGGAGATCCCGAACAACGAGGGCAAGGGCTTCGACCAGATGTGTGACCCCAACTACGGGGGCAACGCGCTCAACAACTACAACAAGTCCGGTTCGCTGCCGGACGCACCGCTGTCCGGGCACTGGTTCTCCGCGCAGTTCCAGCAGCTGATGCAGAACGCGTACCCGCCGCTGTAGCGGCACCGGGGGCCGGTCAGTCCACACGGGACTGGCCGGCCCCGTCCCCGCCGGAAGGAGAACACCCGTGTCCACCCGATCTCGCGCCGCGGCACTGCTCTCGGCCGCGGCGCTCGCGCTCACCGCGATGGCGGGCACCGCCGCCGCGCACGGTTCGGCCGTCGATCCGCCGTCCCGCAACTACGGTTGCTGGCTCCGCTGGGGCAACGACTTCCAGAACCCGGCCATGGCCACCCAGGACCCGATGTGCTGGCAGGCCTGGCAGCACGACACCAACGCGATGTGGAACTGGAACGGCCTGTACCGGGAGAACGTCAAGGGCAACCACCAGGGCGCCATCCCGGACGGCCAGCTGTGCAGTGCCGGCCGGACCGGGGACGGCCGGTACGACTCGATGGACGCCGTCGGCGACTGGAAGGCGGCGAACAAGCCGAGGAACTTCTCGGTCACCGTGCTCGACCAGGCCCTGCACGGTGCGGACTACTACAAGGTGTACATCACCAAGCAGGGCTTCAACCCGCTCACCCAGCCACTGGGCTGGGGCAACCTGGAACTGGTCAAGGAGGTCGGCCGGACCCCGCCGACCAGCAACACGGTGATCCCGGTGGACGCCGGGGCGCGCACCGGCCGCCACATCGTCTACACCATCTGGCAGGCCAGCCACCTGGACCAGTCGTACTACTTCTGCAGCGATGTGAACTTCACCGGCTGACCCCGGTGAGCAGGGTGACCCCGGCGGCGCGCAGGTCCCCGAGCACGGGGTGCTCGCCGCCGGGCACCGGATTCGCGTACGCGGTGGCCTCCAGCGGGATCGTCACCCGGTAGCCGAGGCGCGCGGCGTCGCGGGCGGTCGCGGCCACGCAGATGTCGGTGGCGATGCCGGCCACGGTGACCGACCGGACGCCGTGGTCGGCGAGCAGCCCGGCCAGCGGCCCGAGCCCGCCGCCACCGTGTCCCTGCTGCGGTTCGAGCACCGGCGCGAGCAGGAAGCCGGAGAACCCGCCGCGCTTACCCGGCCCCTTCTCCACCACCGTGCCCCGGATGTCGAGATCCCGGTGGAGGTCCGTCAGGCCCTCCGGATCACCGTCGGGCAGGTCGATCGGGGCGTAGTCGCGGGTGTAGAACACCGGGTCCCCGCGTTCGGCGGCCTCGGCCACGTGCCGGTTGACGGCGGCCACCACGGCGGGCCCTCGGGCCCCCACCATGTCCACGAACAGGTTCTGCACGTCCACCACGATCAGCGCGTCGGTCATGGGCCCGACGGTAGGAGTTCCAGCGCGGTGGAGGTCAAGCGAACCGGGCCGGGATCGGGGCCAGCGGGTAGGCGCGCCAGAAGTAGGCGTCCGCGGCGTGCTGGTCCCCGGGGAAGTTGACCGCCTCGGCGATCTTGCGGCCGGCGATCCGGAACGCGAGCGCCCAGGTGAGGTCGAGCCCGGCCGGCTGGGTGCTCCAGCCGCGGTGCAGGTCGACCACCCAGTCCCCGTCGGCGGCCAGGAAGATCGGCTGCGCCTGGAACCCGGCCCGGTTCAGCTCGGCGAAGAAGGCGAGCACCTCGGTGATCCCGGTTTTGGTGCCGGACAGCGGGTGGTGGCCGGGAATGGTCCACCGGATGTCGTCGGCGAAGAAGGTGCTCAGCTTGGTCAGGTCACCGGCCGCGTAGGCGGCGTAGTAGTCCTGGATCAGCTTGACGTGGGGATGCACCCGGCCCGCCGCGGAGGCGGTGCCGCCGAAGGCCAGCGTGCCGGCGGCGGCCAGAC
This region includes:
- a CDS encoding LacI family DNA-binding transcriptional regulator, with the translated sequence MAVEAGVSRGTVSRVVNGSLEVSPRALKAVQEAIQKLGYVPNQAARSLVTRRSDTVLLVVSESEARVFGEPFFGSLVRGLSQELSTTSLQLQLMMASTARQHDRVEQLVRNGHVDGVALISLHGDDPLPRNLVAAGAPVALNGRPMSDIGAVPYVDADNLSGAKAATEYLYQRGRRRIATITGPQDMAAGIDRLSGYRSALRGRRGGARLVAQGDFGQASGEAAMRELLEKDPQVDAVFAASDLMAAGALRALRIAGRRVPDDVAVIGFDDSDIARNIDPMLTSVAQPVGQMGRELAKLLIAQIREPETRLSPVILPTELVTRESA
- a CDS encoding glycoside hydrolase family 6 protein, whose product is MAISKRFAAAGAVVCAFAVAVPGGSAQAVAQSAFYVDPATSSAQWVAANQGDSRMPVIRDRIASVPQARWFTTTNTGTVRSQVDGFVGAAAAAGRIPILVVYNVPNRDCGGASGGGAPSHPAYRQWVDQVAAGLAGRPAAIVLEPDVLPLMTNCQTPAQQAETRASMAYAGKALKAGSAQAKVYFDIGHSAWLSPGEAAARLKAADISGSADGISTNVSNYRHTSDEINFAKSVLGAVGDSRLRAVIDTSRNGNGPAGSEWCDPPGRAIGTPSTTSTGDGQIAAFLWVKLPGEADGCIASAGQFVPQRAYELATA
- a CDS encoding glycoside hydrolase family 6 protein; translated protein: MRSAFARGTPAKRLLRGLAAGVSLASVALLTGVGGASAGAQQAPAPRVDNPYSGAKVYVNPDWAAKANAEPGGSRIANQPTGIWLDRIAAIEGANGAMGLRDHLDAAVGQAGGQPMVVQLVVYNLPGRDCAALASNGELKPDELPRYKTEFIDPIASILADAKYANLRIVTTIEIDSLPNLVTNVSGRPTAIAKCDQMKQNGNYVKGIGYALNKLGAIGNVYNYIDAAHHGWIGWDNNFNASALQFLEAAKAEGSTPANVHGFITNTANYSALKEGNFTINDTVNGTTVRQSKWVDWNWYVDELSFAQAFRQELVKVGFPSGVGMLIDTSRNGWGGSARPAAPGPKTTVDTYVEGGRYDRRIHIGNWCNQSGAGLGERPTAAPASGIDAYVWMKPPGESDGASKEIPNNEGKGFDQMCDPNYGGNALNNYNKSGSLPDAPLSGHWFSAQFQQLMQNAYPPL
- a CDS encoding lytic polysaccharide monooxygenase, whose translation is MAGTAAAHGSAVDPPSRNYGCWLRWGNDFQNPAMATQDPMCWQAWQHDTNAMWNWNGLYRENVKGNHQGAIPDGQLCSAGRTGDGRYDSMDAVGDWKAANKPRNFSVTVLDQALHGADYYKVYITKQGFNPLTQPLGWGNLELVKEVGRTPPTSNTVIPVDAGARTGRHIVYTIWQASHLDQSYYFCSDVNFTG
- a CDS encoding cysteine hydrolase family protein; translation: MTDALIVVDVQNLFVDMVGARGPAVVAAVNRHVAEAAERGDPVFYTRDYAPIDLPDGDPEGLTDLHRDLDIRGTVVEKGPGKRGGFSGFLLAPVLEPQQGHGGGGLGPLAGLLADHGVRSVTVAGIATDICVAATARDAARLGYRVTIPLEATAYANPVPGGEHPVLGDLRAAGVTLLTGVSR
- a CDS encoding nuclear transport factor 2 family protein encodes the protein MRKLPRSHESVSRAQVLRGAGLAAAGTLAFGGTASAAGRVHPHVKLIQDYYAAYAAGDLTKLSTFFADDIRWTIPGHHPLSGTKTGITEVLAFFAELNRAGFQAQPIFLAADGDWVVDLHRGWSTQPAGLDLTWALAFRIAGRKIAEAVNFPGDQHAADAYFWRAYPLAPIPARFA